In Insulibacter thermoxylanivorax, the following are encoded in one genomic region:
- a CDS encoding flagellin N-terminal helical domain-containing protein, which translates to MSMYINTNVAAINAHRNLGFNNTQMGKTMEKLSSGYRINRAADDAAGLAISEKLRFQINGYKQAMRNAQDGISLLQTAEGALTEVHAMLQRMNTLATQAKNGTYDPASRQMIQDEIEQLVEQIDKIAENTTFNEINLLNSAGTINFQVGFEAGNTISANTVDITTAELGIDGLNVTTEAGAAAAMTAIQSAINTVSSHRSAFGAVQNRLEHVINNLGVSVENLSASESRIRNADMAQEMTEFTRNQILVQAGTAMLAQANAVPQNVLRLLG; encoded by the coding sequence ATGTCGATGTACATCAACACGAACGTAGCTGCTATCAATGCTCATCGCAACCTTGGTTTCAACAACACTCAGATGGGCAAAACAATGGAAAAGCTGTCTTCCGGATACCGCATCAACCGTGCTGCTGACGATGCTGCAGGTCTTGCGATCTCCGAGAAGCTGCGTTTCCAAATCAACGGCTACAAGCAAGCTATGCGTAACGCTCAAGACGGGATCTCCTTGCTGCAAACTGCAGAAGGTGCGCTGACAGAAGTTCATGCGATGCTGCAACGTATGAACACGCTGGCTACTCAAGCGAAGAACGGTACTTATGATCCTGCTAGCCGTCAAATGATTCAAGATGAAATTGAACAACTAGTTGAGCAGATTGATAAGATTGCTGAAAATACGACATTCAATGAAATTAATCTGCTAAATTCGGCTGGCACAATTAATTTCCAAGTAGGTTTTGAGGCAGGTAACACAATTTCTGCAAACACTGTGGATATTACTACTGCAGAATTGGGTATCGATGGACTGAATGTTACAACTGAGGCTGGAGCGGCTGCCGCTATGACAGCAATCCAAAGCGCAATCAATACGGTTTCTTCCCACCGTTCTGCTTTCGGTGCTGTTCAAAACCGCTTAGAGCATGTCATTAATAACCTGGGTGTTAGCGTAGAAAACCTGTCTGCATCCGAGTCACGTATTCGCAACGCAGATATGGCTCAAGAAATGACGGAATTCACTCGCAACCAGATCTTGGTGCAAGCTGGTACAGCAATGCTGGCTCAAGCCAATGCAGTACCGCAAAACGTACTCCGTCTGCTTGGCTAA
- the fliD gene encoding flagellar filament capping protein FliD produces MSFSLTGLASGLDTATIISQLMQIERIPYQKLEQRQNTLSSQQSIFRNINTKLSALRTAAEELSMSFNFDLRSTTVSDESVVKATASEGVPEGSYVINVESLATRHSLVSKKFSNLGEELNETLKITIAVGDESDIFTIDPDPDNGLTVEQALDQLRQKINASELDVTASLITTDDSQGIKRLVITSNKTGTANSISIDDENNQLEFEDSVKAEDAIFKVNGVEIKSSSNEISEVIPGLSLTLMKAGETTIHVQRDVDKIVEKVEAFVKAYNDVISTVKSNLGKEKSLQGDSTLRTLESHLNNLINRQVGNDPDALSFLFQIGLEVDKGKVDASSMTGTISFDKEKFKSAFAANPDEVIRLFTYQDKDHPDQNGIAVQFKNSLMEWTSYGKGILAMKIEGYTSEISLINQQMEAMETRLELKEQQLKRQFTAMESALIQLQNQQVWLASQIASMGIY; encoded by the coding sequence ATGTCCTTTAGTTTAACTGGGTTGGCATCCGGTTTAGATACAGCTACGATCATATCGCAGCTCATGCAAATCGAACGAATTCCTTATCAGAAGTTAGAACAAAGACAGAACACGCTGAGCTCACAACAATCGATCTTTCGTAACATTAACACAAAACTAAGTGCTCTCAGAACAGCAGCAGAAGAGTTATCGATGAGTTTTAACTTTGATCTGCGGAGCACAACAGTGTCAGATGAGAGCGTCGTGAAGGCGACAGCGTCAGAGGGAGTGCCTGAGGGTTCCTATGTGATCAATGTCGAGAGTCTCGCGACGAGACACAGTTTGGTATCCAAAAAATTCTCCAATTTAGGCGAAGAATTAAATGAAACCTTAAAGATTACAATCGCTGTTGGAGATGAAAGTGATATTTTTACCATTGATCCTGATCCTGACAACGGACTTACGGTTGAACAGGCTCTGGATCAATTAAGACAGAAGATCAATGCATCGGAACTTGACGTTACGGCTTCCTTGATCACAACAGATGACAGCCAAGGAATTAAGCGGCTGGTGATCACATCCAATAAAACGGGGACGGCGAACAGCATCTCGATTGATGATGAGAATAACCAGTTAGAATTTGAAGACAGTGTTAAAGCTGAAGATGCGATTTTCAAGGTAAACGGTGTAGAAATTAAATCTTCCTCCAATGAAATTAGTGAAGTGATCCCAGGACTCAGCTTAACCTTGATGAAAGCCGGTGAAACGACGATTCATGTTCAGCGTGATGTGGATAAGATCGTGGAGAAGGTTGAAGCTTTCGTCAAAGCTTACAACGATGTGATCAGCACGGTCAAATCCAATCTGGGCAAAGAGAAGAGTCTGCAAGGGGATTCCACGCTGCGTACGCTTGAAAGCCATCTGAACAATCTCATCAATAGACAAGTGGGCAATGATCCCGATGCGCTAAGCTTCCTGTTCCAAATCGGGCTGGAAGTTGATAAAGGTAAGGTAGATGCTTCATCAATGACAGGTACGATCTCCTTCGATAAGGAGAAATTCAAATCAGCCTTCGCTGCCAATCCCGATGAAGTGATCAGACTTTTTACCTACCAAGACAAAGATCATCCCGACCAAAACGGTATAGCCGTTCAATTCAAGAATTCATTGATGGAATGGACATCCTATGGTAAGGGAATCTTGGCGATGAAGATCGAAGGCTATACATCGGAAATATCACTGATTAACCAACAGATGGAAGCTATGGAGACGCGCCTCGAATTGAAAGAGCAGCAATTAAAACGTCAATTCACCGCGATGGAATCGGCTTTGATCCAGTTACAAAACCAACAAGTATGGTTAGCAAGTCAGATCGCATCGATGGGAATTTATTAA
- a CDS encoding flagellar protein FlaG: MNVTLSGSSPIRGPSMIIDIPVSKLSEQIQKTTEPKNKRIFSFTAEGEDRFDPQKKEEEKMKLFEEIAKYNKEFAYIGKYLRFKYDEETETSYVEVINAATDEVIVSLPPEFLIDLSARMKEIIGLYIDERL; this comes from the coding sequence ATGAATGTAACTTTAAGCGGGAGCTCTCCTATTAGAGGACCAAGCATGATAATTGATATTCCTGTGAGCAAATTAAGCGAGCAAATTCAAAAAACAACGGAGCCTAAGAATAAGAGAATCTTCTCTTTTACAGCTGAAGGGGAGGACCGGTTTGATCCTCAGAAAAAAGAAGAAGAGAAGATGAAATTATTCGAGGAAATCGCAAAATACAACAAAGAATTTGCCTATATCGGCAAGTACTTAAGATTCAAATATGATGAAGAAACAGAGACTTCGTATGTGGAAGTGATCAATGCTGCGACTGATGAAGTGATTGTCAGTTTGCCGCCGGAATTTCTGATTGATCTCTCCGCTAGAATGAAAGAGATCATCGGCCTCTATATCGATGAAAGATTGTAG
- a CDS encoding acylneuraminate cytidylyltransferase family protein, which produces MEATLKTVAFIPVRGGSKSIPLKNIKPIAGRPLIWWTLTAAEQCPDIERIFVSTDSEEIRRNVNQMNFSKVTVIDRSVESATDSAASEVSLLEFAEKHEFYSVVFIQATSPLTTSQHLTEALAKYFSSDADSLLSVVRQKRFIWERANGDLVVPINYDPQNRPRRQDFEGYLVENGAFYITSREQLLKSKCRISGKITYYEMPEESYVEIDELEDWVIVEELIKRRKY; this is translated from the coding sequence ATGGAGGCAACGTTGAAAACGGTCGCTTTTATACCTGTAAGAGGAGGAAGCAAATCGATTCCTCTCAAGAATATTAAGCCGATCGCGGGACGACCGCTCATTTGGTGGACATTAACTGCAGCAGAGCAGTGCCCGGACATTGAACGCATATTTGTCTCAACGGATTCAGAGGAGATTCGCCGGAATGTCAATCAGATGAATTTTTCCAAGGTTACCGTTATTGACCGCTCCGTGGAATCAGCAACAGATTCTGCGGCCAGCGAAGTGTCGTTATTAGAATTTGCAGAGAAACATGAATTCTATTCGGTTGTGTTTATTCAGGCTACATCACCCCTGACAACCAGTCAACATCTGACAGAGGCATTGGCTAAATATTTTTCTTCTGATGCGGACAGCTTGTTGTCAGTGGTTCGGCAGAAAAGATTTATATGGGAAAGAGCAAATGGAGATCTTGTTGTTCCCATAAATTATGATCCTCAGAATCGACCGCGACGACAGGATTTTGAAGGGTACCTGGTTGAAAACGGGGCTTTCTATATAACTAGCAGAGAGCAATTGCTCAAAAGTAAATGCAGAATTTCTGGGAAAATAACCTATTATGAAATGCCGGAAGAATCTTATGTCGAAATAGATGAACTTGAAGATTG
- a CDS encoding motility associated factor glycosyltransferase family protein, with protein MKNHTADNLMFLRKSYPNIYENIRNKQYDPEIVRIARNRGDQIVLQLADEQGRFHFMYSKYDVEVEIERWLQSIEDEVKNAHHILFFGLGLGYHLRAFIHKYPNKKIYIYEPDANILMAAIECVDLRDILKHKQVNVFALGQDDHTLLNFVKAIYDTIKGSITTIILPAYRRIHAEPIKRLQETISRFSLSYQENLRTMAALQLNWAENIILNMEKVMNSYSFAPMKDSLRGIPAVVVGSGPSLDMEIEWLRKLKNKVLIIAAGSSIQGLLYNGIKPDLVVSMDPKPNNLEIFNKISDYSIPFLFIPNIYAAISDKEWELMVHAIFSNDELSKYWLKGLGPDIAPPEFIVSSTVSGTAIQAAIYMGCSEIVMIGQDYSYPEERYYARGVNHRDNEELEGKVSKADMYVENVSGGLNKTSKQMHVLKTDIEAIFQILDYKEAYNASKIGAKINHTKIKTLEDLYYENQHVSYEEGWFHRLLIERLVPYSENNRRMLEKRIVKLKKNVEELKKTAERVKKHLGSAAYIQQERTTKDWLMQFDVLWDRFINHELQNHIYKFFLYFEYNYVSRYWTEIQLEKDLRTKINQIVKYSNVILDSFLRVTEVLEFNLETLTNKLELKG; from the coding sequence ATGAAGAATCACACAGCAGATAATTTGATGTTTCTCAGAAAATCATATCCTAATATCTATGAAAATATTCGCAATAAACAATATGATCCTGAGATTGTTCGAATTGCTCGAAACCGGGGCGATCAGATTGTATTGCAACTAGCAGATGAGCAAGGTCGTTTTCACTTCATGTACAGCAAGTATGATGTGGAAGTAGAGATTGAGAGATGGCTTCAATCGATTGAGGATGAGGTCAAGAATGCACATCATATTCTATTTTTTGGTTTAGGTCTTGGATATCATTTACGTGCTTTTATACACAAATATCCCAATAAAAAAATTTACATCTATGAACCTGATGCCAATATTCTCATGGCAGCGATTGAATGCGTAGATTTGCGCGACATTCTAAAACATAAACAGGTGAATGTATTCGCCTTAGGCCAAGACGATCATACTCTGCTTAATTTTGTTAAAGCTATATATGATACGATCAAAGGTTCAATAACGACGATCATTTTGCCGGCTTATAGGAGAATACATGCGGAACCAATAAAACGATTGCAAGAAACGATCTCAAGATTTTCGTTAAGTTATCAGGAAAATTTGCGCACGATGGCAGCTTTGCAGTTAAATTGGGCCGAAAACATCATCCTAAATATGGAGAAGGTGATGAACAGCTATTCTTTTGCGCCTATGAAGGATAGTCTCAGAGGGATACCGGCAGTTGTCGTCGGTTCAGGTCCTTCTCTTGATATGGAGATCGAGTGGCTGCGCAAATTAAAAAATAAAGTGTTGATTATAGCAGCTGGTTCAAGCATTCAAGGATTGCTGTACAATGGCATCAAGCCGGATCTAGTTGTGTCCATGGACCCTAAACCAAACAATCTGGAGATATTCAACAAGATTTCGGATTACAGCATTCCTTTCTTGTTTATTCCGAATATATATGCAGCAATATCGGATAAAGAATGGGAACTAATGGTTCATGCAATATTCTCCAATGATGAGTTGTCTAAGTATTGGCTGAAAGGACTTGGGCCGGATATAGCTCCGCCCGAATTTATTGTTTCATCAACCGTATCCGGCACAGCTATTCAAGCTGCAATTTATATGGGATGCAGTGAGATTGTGATGATCGGTCAAGATTATTCCTACCCCGAGGAACGTTATTATGCTCGAGGTGTAAACCATAGAGACAATGAAGAGTTAGAAGGAAAAGTCAGCAAGGCGGATATGTATGTAGAAAATGTATCCGGCGGATTGAATAAGACAAGTAAACAAATGCATGTGTTGAAAACAGATATTGAAGCGATATTCCAAATACTGGATTACAAAGAAGCGTATAACGCATCAAAGATCGGAGCAAAGATTAATCATACGAAAATAAAAACTTTAGAAGATCTTTATTATGAAAATCAGCATGTCAGCTATGAAGAAGGCTGGTTTCATCGATTATTAATAGAGAGGCTGGTTCCGTACTCGGAAAATAATAGACGTATGCTTGAAAAACGAATCGTGAAACTAAAAAAGAATGTTGAGGAATTAAAAAAGACAGCTGAACGAGTGAAAAAGCACTTGGGCAGTGCCGCGTATATTCAGCAAGAAAGAACCACAAAGGATTGGTTAATGCAATTTGACGTTTTATGGGATCGATTTATTAATCACGAATTACAAAACCATATATATAAGTTTTTTCTTTATTTTGAGTACAATTATGTTTCAAGGTATTGGACAGAGATACAATTAGAAAAAGATCTTAGGACAAAAATCAACCAGATTGTAAAATATTCAAATGTGATTTTGGATAGCTTTTTACGTGTCACAGAGGTGTTAGAGTTCAATTTGGAGACATTGACCAACAAACTTGAACTTAAGGGATGA
- a CDS encoding DUF6470 family protein: MTSREQQQEKVEVDASYTPAEIEIHKRNPDMEADWDSVREEIGYLGPDAQIKELQARAQQKLAEGIAARVQAGKRARDIHKEPGNIFGKLAFERYQAYRRADIQLDAAPKFGVQIDVRIYPPEIEVETNVLKLKGADSP; the protein is encoded by the coding sequence ATGACTTCCCGAGAGCAGCAGCAAGAGAAGGTGGAAGTTGATGCTTCCTATACTCCTGCTGAGATTGAGATTCATAAGCGTAATCCTGATATGGAAGCGGATTGGGACAGCGTACGGGAGGAGATCGGTTATTTGGGTCCTGACGCACAGATCAAGGAACTCCAAGCTAGGGCACAGCAGAAGTTGGCAGAGGGAATCGCAGCAAGAGTGCAAGCCGGTAAGCGTGCTCGTGATATCCATAAGGAACCGGGGAATATCTTCGGAAAGCTTGCTTTCGAAAGATATCAGGCTTATAGACGGGCAGACATCCAGTTGGATGCTGCCCCCAAGTTCGGCGTACAGATCGATGTCCGCATCTATCCTCCTGAGATTGAGGTGGAAACCAATGTATTGAAATTGAAAGGAGCCGACTCACCATGA
- a CDS encoding N-acetylneuraminate synthase family protein, which translates to MRPRIIAEIGCNHKGEIEIAYELIKIAAIFCKVDGVKFQKRNNREYLTPEQYNAPHPNPQHSYGRTYGEHREALEFNLDQHKQLKEWCEEFGITYSSSVWDLTSAKEIASLKPEYIKIPSALNLHFKMLDWLCENYEGELHISLGMTTREEEEKIIEFMRRKNRLQDVVLYSCTSGYPVAFEDVALLEITRLKENYGDLVKEIGFSGHHLGIAVDVAAYTLGATTIERHYTLDRTWKGTDHAASLEPDGLRRLVRDLKAVEKALNYKSEDLLEVEKEQREKLKWRQR; encoded by the coding sequence ATGAGACCAAGAATTATCGCTGAGATCGGATGCAATCATAAGGGAGAAATAGAAATTGCTTATGAGTTAATCAAAATAGCGGCAATCTTTTGCAAAGTGGATGGCGTGAAATTTCAGAAGAGAAATAACCGAGAATATTTGACGCCGGAACAGTATAATGCGCCTCACCCCAATCCGCAACACTCATATGGCAGGACTTATGGAGAACATCGCGAGGCTCTGGAGTTTAATCTAGATCAGCATAAACAGCTGAAAGAATGGTGTGAGGAGTTCGGAATTACATACAGCAGTTCAGTTTGGGATTTAACATCTGCAAAAGAAATCGCGAGCCTGAAACCGGAATATATTAAGATTCCTTCCGCATTGAATCTGCACTTCAAAATGTTGGATTGGCTCTGTGAAAATTATGAGGGAGAGCTTCATATCTCGTTAGGAATGACAACGAGGGAAGAAGAAGAGAAAATCATAGAATTCATGAGGCGCAAAAACCGCCTTCAAGACGTCGTATTATACAGCTGCACATCGGGTTATCCAGTTGCATTTGAAGATGTTGCATTATTAGAAATCACGCGTCTTAAAGAGAATTACGGGGATCTTGTTAAAGAAATTGGTTTTTCCGGACATCATTTAGGGATTGCGGTTGATGTGGCAGCGTACACTTTGGGCGCGACGACCATTGAACGACATTATACATTGGACAGAACGTGGAAAGGCACGGATCATGCTGCTTCCCTTGAACCTGACGGTTTAAGAAGGCTTGTACGAGACCTGAAAGCCGTTGAGAAGGCACTTAACTATAAGTCTGAGGATTTGCTCGAAGTGGAAAAAGAGCAAAGGGAGAAACTCAAATGGAGGCAACGTTGA
- the fliW gene encoding flagellar assembly protein FliW, with the protein MNQPTSVLRIESEYYGTFKVDESQIYHFPKGIIGFEEQHDYALIQVEDGPFYVLHAASGQLSFILLPGNYAAENYGFHINQSIISLLDIQNPEDVITFVIVNVIDDQLYVNLKAPLIFNRINRKGAQFIIDDASYPLRHPLVIKEGP; encoded by the coding sequence ATGAATCAGCCGACATCAGTTCTTAGGATTGAGAGCGAATATTATGGAACGTTTAAAGTCGATGAGTCGCAAATCTATCACTTTCCCAAAGGCATCATCGGCTTTGAAGAACAACATGACTATGCTCTGATTCAGGTAGAAGACGGCCCGTTCTATGTGTTGCATGCTGCCAGCGGACAATTGAGTTTTATCTTGCTTCCCGGCAATTATGCAGCTGAGAATTACGGTTTTCACATTAACCAAAGCATCATCTCGCTGCTTGATATTCAGAATCCGGAAGATGTAATCACGTTCGTCATTGTGAATGTGATCGATGATCAATTATATGTCAATCTGAAAGCCCCTCTGATTTTCAACAGAATCAATCGTAAGGGTGCGCAATTTATCATTGATGATGCATCATATCCTCTCCGACACCCGCTTGTCATCAAGGAGGGGCCCTAA
- the flgK gene encoding flagellar hook-associated protein FlgK codes for MTSTFHGLETSRRALLTQQVALQTVGHNIANAATKGYSRQRVNLTASIPYEAPAFRNSTMPGQIGTGVEYNSITRIRDSFLDLQFRRENQALAMWQVQQKTFQSIENLLNEPSDNGLRAVMDKFWNSLEVLNRDPSLLSARIDLIGAAVNLTDTLNSIDKGLNDITSDLESNIQAVTVQVNSLLEKIADLNALIKRIEGPGKNANDLRDQRDLLVDSLSELVDVNVTEMPDGSYTIAIAGMTVVEGNNAALVDESIAEQAASGKLAGYVQSMAEVERVRQQLNAMVNTLVTGDIRVTLENGYVTSREMTALNEVTLADGTVIPAGQPIPANSTIVTPVEFVVQGFNGLHQLGYTLDGQTDIPFFVTEDGSTEFTIGNIRLNPEVKNDTNKIAASGKYETQPDGTRTTIRGNGDISFALTGVRDYVFTFPADMTNLSSGTIDDYFRAFIGDLGTRSNNATQNVKNSQDLTDSADMMRQQVSGVSLDEELADMIRFQHAYNAAARNMTTVDEMLDRIINQMGIVGR; via the coding sequence ATGACTTCAACATTTCACGGTTTAGAGACGAGCAGACGCGCTCTGCTCACGCAGCAGGTTGCGCTGCAAACCGTTGGTCATAACATCGCTAACGCAGCGACGAAGGGCTATTCCCGGCAACGGGTGAATCTGACGGCTTCGATTCCTTATGAAGCACCGGCTTTTCGCAACAGCACGATGCCTGGACAGATCGGAACCGGTGTGGAATATAACAGCATAACGAGGATTCGCGACAGCTTCCTCGATCTGCAATTCCGCCGCGAGAATCAAGCACTGGCGATGTGGCAGGTGCAACAGAAGACCTTCCAATCGATCGAAAACCTGCTCAATGAGCCGTCGGACAACGGTCTGAGAGCGGTGATGGATAAATTCTGGAACTCGCTGGAGGTTCTGAACCGCGATCCTTCCCTGCTCAGCGCGCGGATCGATCTGATCGGAGCAGCGGTGAATCTGACGGATACGCTGAATTCGATCGACAAGGGATTAAATGATATTACGTCTGATCTGGAGAGCAATATCCAGGCTGTTACGGTACAAGTCAATTCCTTGCTGGAGAAGATCGCTGATCTTAACGCTTTGATCAAACGCATCGAAGGTCCGGGCAAGAATGCCAACGATCTGCGGGATCAGCGCGACTTGTTGGTGGACAGCTTATCCGAATTGGTGGATGTCAACGTAACAGAGATGCCTGACGGCTCTTATACGATTGCGATCGCAGGCATGACGGTTGTGGAAGGGAACAACGCTGCCTTAGTTGATGAGTCCATAGCAGAACAGGCGGCCTCCGGTAAACTGGCAGGATATGTTCAGTCAATGGCCGAAGTGGAGCGGGTCCGCCAGCAGTTGAATGCTATGGTGAACACGCTGGTTACCGGCGACATCCGCGTGACTCTTGAGAATGGTTATGTGACCTCGAGAGAGATGACCGCCCTTAACGAAGTCACCCTGGCGGATGGTACGGTGATCCCAGCAGGCCAGCCGATTCCGGCCAATTCCACCATCGTTACTCCGGTTGAGTTTGTTGTTCAGGGATTCAACGGGCTGCATCAATTGGGCTATACATTGGACGGACAAACGGACATTCCATTCTTCGTGACAGAGGACGGAAGTACGGAATTTACAATCGGAAACATTCGCCTCAATCCAGAGGTTAAGAATGATACCAACAAGATCGCTGCCTCGGGCAAATATGAGACGCAACCAGATGGTACTCGCACTACCATCCGCGGCAATGGAGATATCTCGTTCGCTTTGACGGGAGTAAGAGATTACGTCTTTACTTTCCCAGCGGACATGACGAATCTATCCTCGGGGACGATCGATGACTACTTCCGTGCATTCATCGGCGATCTCGGGACTCGTTCTAACAATGCCACACAGAATGTGAAGAATTCGCAGGACCTGACAGACTCGGCGGATATGATGCGTCAGCAAGTAAGCGGCGTATCCCTCGATGAGGAATTAGCGGATATGATTCGATTCCAACATGCTTACAATGCTGCTGCACGGAATATGACCACCGTCGATGAGATGCTGGATCGCATCATCAATCAGATGGGAATCGTAGGAAGATAA
- the fliS gene encoding flagellar export chaperone FliS encodes MNIPNRSGYQVYQKNMYETASPHKLISLLYNAAVTNIQRAIRVIDEQKSEEANKFILKAQEIVLELMACLNFEQGGDIAANLREIYFYCSNQLVQANIHKDTKLLREVEGIIDNLRQAWQEIGKDVSIAQQI; translated from the coding sequence ATGAATATTCCTAACCGATCAGGTTATCAAGTTTACCAGAAAAATATGTATGAAACTGCCTCGCCCCATAAATTGATTAGCCTGCTGTACAATGCTGCTGTGACGAATATTCAGAGGGCGATTCGAGTCATCGATGAACAGAAGTCTGAGGAAGCCAACAAATTCATTCTAAAAGCTCAAGAGATCGTATTGGAACTTATGGCATGCCTAAATTTCGAACAGGGCGGAGATATCGCTGCTAATCTGAGAGAAATTTATTTCTATTGCTCGAACCAACTTGTGCAAGCCAATATTCATAAGGATACGAAGCTGTTAAGAGAAGTTGAAGGGATCATTGACAACTTGCGGCAAGCATGGCAGGAGATCGGGAAGGATGTCAGCATTGCACAACAAATCTAA
- the flgL gene encoding flagellar hook-associated protein FlgL — protein MRVTSMMQNTQLLRNIRNNNSGIIDWQNKLATGQRIHRPGDDPVGIGYLMRYNSELNRTNEFLENAKTGLGYLKTMDELMQQSSDVLKRARVLVQQAANGTMPEDGRKQIALEIAQLKEQLIMIGNSTFAGRYLFNGQKTDQPPYSKTQPHLDQTDPGVIYLNVGPSVSVPVSLTGEQVFGAAGAADNVFQVFDDIITHLNNNQPDQLLNDLAKIDLCSDRINNNWAEIGARTNRFELVISRIEDQIVSLKELRSETGDVDMAEALIELVQKENVLQASLAIGARIMQVSLVDFLR, from the coding sequence ATGCGCGTAACGAGCATGATGCAGAATACTCAGCTGCTGCGTAATATACGGAACAACAACAGCGGCATCATAGATTGGCAGAACAAACTGGCGACGGGACAACGTATCCACAGACCGGGCGATGACCCTGTCGGCATCGGATATTTGATGAGATACAACAGTGAGTTAAACAGGACGAATGAATTCTTGGAAAATGCAAAGACTGGTCTGGGCTACCTCAAAACGATGGATGAGCTGATGCAGCAGTCGAGCGATGTGCTCAAACGGGCCAGAGTCCTCGTCCAGCAAGCAGCGAATGGTACGATGCCGGAAGATGGGCGTAAGCAGATCGCTTTGGAAATTGCGCAATTGAAAGAACAGCTGATCATGATCGGCAACAGCACCTTCGCCGGCAGATACTTGTTCAATGGGCAGAAGACGGACCAGCCGCCTTATTCGAAGACACAGCCTCATCTGGATCAGACTGATCCGGGTGTGATCTATCTGAACGTTGGTCCGAGTGTCTCCGTACCGGTAAGCCTAACGGGTGAGCAAGTATTCGGTGCGGCTGGAGCAGCGGACAATGTCTTCCAAGTATTCGATGATATCATCACCCATCTAAACAACAATCAACCGGACCAATTGCTGAATGATCTTGCGAAGATCGATCTCTGTTCGGACCGCATCAATAATAACTGGGCGGAGATCGGGGCAAGGACGAATCGCTTTGAATTGGTTATCAGCCGGATCGAAGACCAGATCGTCTCCCTGAAGGAACTGCGATCCGAGACGGGGGATGTTGATATGGCGGAGGCCTTGATCGAGCTTGTACAGAAGGAAAACGTCCTGCAAGCATCACTGGCTATAGGCGCACGGATCATGCAGGTATCGTTGGTAGATTTCCTAAGATGA
- the csrA gene encoding carbon storage regulator CsrA, with amino-acid sequence MLILKRKLGESVVIDDHIEVQVVSIEGETVKLGFTAPQHIQILRKELVESILQENLKAGTQKLDQAQLLQLLHKVIDKEE; translated from the coding sequence ATGCTCATATTAAAGCGCAAACTCGGTGAATCAGTGGTTATAGATGATCACATCGAGGTTCAAGTTGTCAGCATCGAGGGAGAAACGGTCAAGCTTGGTTTTACAGCACCACAACACATCCAGATCCTTCGCAAAGAATTGGTGGAAAGCATCCTTCAGGAGAATCTAAAGGCCGGCACTCAAAAGCTGGATCAAGCTCAACTTCTCCAACTCTTGCATAAAGTTATCGACAAAGAAGAATGA